ATGCCAAAAACGTAGTTTACCCTCCAGAAGAAGAGGTCCCCTTTGAGGCCAGGCTTTTTCTAGAGCACCTAGGCGACATCCAACAGGCCTTTCGCCAGAAACTAAAAGAAAAAGGCCTTATTACTTCCGGGCAAAGGCTTCGTTTGCTTGCAGAAAATTGCCAAAAACTTCCTGCCTTCTCAGGGCCAATGCACTTGGTAGGTTTTTTTATGCTTACCAGGGCAGAACAAAAAATCTTTAACGAATGGCTTAAAAAAGGGGCCACTCTTTGGTGGCGCCTTGAAGGAAACAAACTCCCTCAAATTTATCGCGAGCTTTCCAGGGTGTTTGGAAGTGAAGTCGAAGTTTTGGCAGAAGACCTTAAAAGGCCTTCTTTTCATTTTTTCGAGGCCCCAGATGTCCACCACGAGCTTGCAACCCTTAAAAAACTTTTGCCTAAAGACATAGAAGCCCCAGATGATACCCTCATTCTTCTTTGTGTGGCCGGGCATCTCATTCCTCTTCTTTACGAGCTCCCAGCAGATATTCCTCTCAACATCACGCTTGGTTATCCGCTTTTTAGGACCCCCCTTGCCCAGCTTTTTTTGCTTTTGGCAGAGTTACGGGAAAACCTTCACAGGGAAGAAATTCACATTCCTTCTTACTTGAAGCTTATTAAACATCCTTACTTACGCGGCTTAAGCTTTGAAGGGCACAAAGCCTTCTCCTTTTTCCGCGAAATAGAGAAAAATCTTAGGGAGCACGGAAGTCCTTATCTTACCCTTGAGCAAATAGAAGCCCTTTGTGAAGAGGGGCCTTTTGCACGCTTTTTAAAGTGGTTTCACACCTATCTTATAAGGCCGTGGCTTACCCTTGAAACCACGGCCCAGTTAGCTGCGGCCTTAAGGCGTCTTGTGAAAGAATGCACCAGAGAAAGGCTCCTTAGCGCTGAAGAAGACACTCCAGAAATCTTGCTTGAAAAAGCCTTTCTTTACGCCTTTGAAACCGAAATTTTGCCAAGTTTAGAAAAAGTCTCTTTTGCCAATGAGCCCCTTGCGCCAGGCACGCTATTTACCTTTTTAAAAGAGCTTTTACGCAGTATCCGCGCACCCTTTGAAGGCGAACCCCTTTGTGGGCTTCAGGTGATGGGGCTCCTTGAAACAAGGCTTCTTTCTTTTAAACGCGTTTTTGTACTTGATGCCAACGAGGGCTATCTACCCTCGGTGGAGGAAGTTAATCCCCTTATGCCTGAGGGGGTTAAGCCCATTCTTGGGCTCCCACCGCGTGAACGCGAGGAGGTAATAGAGAGGCACCATTTCTTTGCCCTGGTGCGTGGAGCAGAAGAAGTAAGTCTCTTTTATCAGAGTGCTATAAGTGGCAAGGGCGAAGCCCTAGGAAAGAAAATGCGCAGCCGCTACGTGGAAAGGCTCCTCTGGGAAGAGGAGCAGGAACAAAAAAAGCTTTGCCCTGAAAAAATTTCTTTCATCCCCCTTAACTTGAACCCAAAGGCCTTTGCCCGCAGAGAGAGTATCCCTAAAGGTCAGGCTGAAAAAGAAATCCTTGAAAAACTCCTTGCTAATCGCAGCGATGGCATATCTGCCACCATGCTTAATACGTATCTCCTCTGCCCGGTAAAGTTTTACTTTCGTTATCTCCTGGGCTTGGAGCCAGCGAAAGACTTTACCGACTTTGACGCTGCTTCGCTTGGAGAAATAGTCCACACTGCCTTAGAGGAATACTTTAGACCTTATGAAGGAAAGCATTATTCCCCTAGGCAAGATAATGATCCCGAACGGCTGATAACCTATTTTCGTGAACTATTCGCGGCTTCAAAGCTTTATCATGCCCTTGGACCAGAGCGGCGCTTTTTTGTGGAAGAGACCGCTATTTTCAGGCTCAAACGTTATCTTGAATTTCTGGCGAGCAAACAACCAGAAGGCTTTGTTATCATTAAGCTTGAAGAAAAATACAGCCGCAGGTTTCAGGATTTTCTTTTTGCTGGGCGCATTGATAGACTAGAAAGACGCGGTGAATGGCAATACGTGCTCGATTATAAAACAGGTACCTTTGTTCAAGGCTATACCTCCAATCATCTCGAAGAAAAACTTTTTCCCTACGACCCACCTGCCAGTTTTACGGCTGAAGATTTTTTTGATTTCCAGGAGCGCCTTCCTGATATTCAGCTTTTTTTGTATCTTTTTCTGGCAGGGGCTGAAAACGCGGCCTATCTCCAGCTTGCCTCAGGGAAGCTTGACTATATCGAAAAACCACTTTTTCAGCCCAAAAATATGGAAGCCGCACAGCCCTTTATGCTTTCAACGTTTCCGCGTATCCTAGAATATCTTTTAAGACACATCATTGAAGCAGACGCCTTTTATGCCACTCAAAACGAAAAACACTGTAGTTTTTGTGATTACCGGCTTGCTTGCGAGTGTGCAAAAAAATAAAGGAGTAAGAAATGGGAGATATCCTTGCCAAAATCCTTGCTGAAAAAGAAAAAGAAGTCAGAGTACGCAAGGAAAGAGGGCTTTTTTTTCGCCCCTTTTGGGATCTTCCCCGCAAGCCCCTTAAAGAGGCCCTTAGAGTTCCCCCTTTTGCGATAATAGCAGAGATAAAAAGGGCTTCGCCTTCAAAGGGCCTTATTGCCAAAGACTTTGATCCCCTTGCCACGGCAAGAGCCTATGTAGCTGGGGGAGCAAGCGCTATCTCCTGCCTTACAGATGAAAAGTTTTTCCGTGGTCATCTGGAATACCTTGCTGCCATAAGAGAAGAAGTCCCACTACCCATTTTGAGAAAAGACTTCATCATAGATGAAATTCAGCTTGAAGAGGCGAAGGCCTTTGGGGCAGATGCCGTCTTGCTTATCGTGGCGGCTTTATCACCCAAACGCCTAAGGGAGCTTTTGGCAATGACTTATGCCCTTGGCCTTGAAGCCCTGGTGGAAGTGCACGATGAGGAAGAACTTAAGCTTGCCATTGAAGCTGGAGCTGAGATCATCGGCATTAACAATCGTAATT
Above is a genomic segment from Thermodesulfatator atlanticus DSM 21156 containing:
- the trpC gene encoding indole-3-glycerol phosphate synthase TrpC translates to MGDILAKILAEKEKEVRVRKERGLFFRPFWDLPRKPLKEALRVPPFAIIAEIKRASPSKGLIAKDFDPLATARAYVAGGASAISCLTDEKFFRGHLEYLAAIREEVPLPILRKDFIIDEIQLEEAKAFGADAVLLIVAALSPKRLRELLAMTYALGLEALVEVHDEEELKLAIEAGAEIIGINNRNLKTFEVSLETSLKLAKKVPKDIVLVSESGIKSSSDLKKLKEAGISAALIGESLMRSQDKAMALKEMLKF
- a CDS encoding PD-(D/E)XK nuclease family protein, which produces MGHLKALPSQAFLIRLTKEIPEEELFSPDTVFVFPTKRAGLYFRYYLSQRRPAPSLLPQIICFSDLVAELATEIDARPLLPRADQAWLLWEIVKDMPPFEKVAQSFDRFFPWGLRLAEVLDQLEREIVDAKNVVYPPEEEVPFEARLFLEHLGDIQQAFRQKLKEKGLITSGQRLRLLAENCQKLPAFSGPMHLVGFFMLTRAEQKIFNEWLKKGATLWWRLEGNKLPQIYRELSRVFGSEVEVLAEDLKRPSFHFFEAPDVHHELATLKKLLPKDIEAPDDTLILLCVAGHLIPLLYELPADIPLNITLGYPLFRTPLAQLFLLLAELRENLHREEIHIPSYLKLIKHPYLRGLSFEGHKAFSFFREIEKNLREHGSPYLTLEQIEALCEEGPFARFLKWFHTYLIRPWLTLETTAQLAAALRRLVKECTRERLLSAEEDTPEILLEKAFLYAFETEILPSLEKVSFANEPLAPGTLFTFLKELLRSIRAPFEGEPLCGLQVMGLLETRLLSFKRVFVLDANEGYLPSVEEVNPLMPEGVKPILGLPPREREEVIERHHFFALVRGAEEVSLFYQSAISGKGEALGKKMRSRYVERLLWEEEQEQKKLCPEKISFIPLNLNPKAFARRESIPKGQAEKEILEKLLANRSDGISATMLNTYLLCPVKFYFRYLLGLEPAKDFTDFDAASLGEIVHTALEEYFRPYEGKHYSPRQDNDPERLITYFRELFAASKLYHALGPERRFFVEETAIFRLKRYLEFLASKQPEGFVIIKLEEKYSRRFQDFLFAGRIDRLERRGEWQYVLDYKTGTFVQGYTSNHLEEKLFPYDPPASFTAEDFFDFQERLPDIQLFLYLFLAGAENAAYLQLASGKLDYIEKPLFQPKNMEAAQPFMLSTFPRILEYLLRHIIEADAFYATQNEKHCSFCDYRLACECAKK